The Rahnella aquatilis CIP 78.65 = ATCC 33071 genomic sequence AGGGCTTTGGGCGTATTACAGTCGCGGGGAATATCCAGCGGTGTGCTGCCGGAAAAGCTGATGGCCCCGAACGGGCAGGCAAGCCCGCACAGTTTGCAGCTCACGCACAGGCTCTCGTTGAGATGAATCGCGTCGTTTTCACGGGTGATTGCATTCACCGGACACACCTGCGCGCACGGAGCATCTTCACACTGGTGGCACATCACCGGCGCGGAATCCAGACGGTTACGCATCACCTGTAAACGGGGGGCAGATTGTAAACCGTGACGCTGGTGTTCCTGCGAACAACTGGCCATACAGGTATTGCAGCCGATACAAAGTTTCGGATCGGCTATCACATATTGATTCATGGCATTTTTAACGCTCATGAAGTCTCCTTGGTATTTCGTCAAAGATGACGAAATCGGCACTTAAATTGACATTTCGACATTTATGTCGGAATTGATCCCAGTAAAAAATCGGCAATGAAAAATATTCCTGTGATGCCGAAGTAATAATGTATTTCTGAATGTAACTCAGGCGTGG encodes the following:
- a CDS encoding 4Fe-4S dicluster domain-containing protein, which translates into the protein MSVKNAMNQYVIADPKLCIGCNTCMASCSQEHQRHGLQSAPRLQVMRNRLDSAPVMCHQCEDAPCAQVCPVNAITRENDAIHLNESLCVSCKLCGLACPFGAISFSGSTPLDIPRDCNTPKALPAPQAPRAVSSFLDCVPGIRAVAVKCDLCSFSPEGPACIKTCPTQAIRLITASLSENASQQKRLNAMNVFPAGLTSFSAPDTEAKQ